One Hippocampus zosterae strain Florida chromosome 4, ASM2543408v3, whole genome shotgun sequence genomic window carries:
- the katnb1 gene encoding katanin p80 WD40 repeat-containing subunit B1 isoform X2, producing MAAAAGTTKISWRLQEFEAHAGRVCCASLGKGTGRLLASAGEDCKVNIWSVSKANCIMSLRGHRTAVECVHFSASEEQLATGSQSGAILVWDLEAAKMLRTLPGHKSGITSFAFHPFGDFLVSGSTDANIKMWDVRRKGPIYRYKGHAAAVRSLAFSPDGKWLASAGDDSTVKLWDLKQAKTLAEFTAHTAAVGAVQFHPNEYLLASGGADRWLRLWDLEKFCQVGALQDTGAIRCLTFSADGGCLFSGHADVLGVCAWEPERWLDTVTVGWGRVADLALCDQQLIGVSHQLSGVSTYVVDLKRVKRSAACESGAGDDDNVAAAAPPADAKAGGPRRNYERPSGGSDVGAPPGDADAERRSPEGERRSPSEDEADEKVSSAEIHNAQDYREIFQPRKAISRTPPGMSRPFPAPPEDGAADEAPPLFPEPATVGRPASSAPVQRAEPTAAARAERPPAPAGERAPPPPQIFPADRNEPTGLDLARFLSGRRGAVLSENDVLTHIQNGHATMRVMLSNRRKNLQTVRDAWARHGIKSALDAAVAMNDLSIVVDVVNIINMQPSLWTLDVCATSLPQIDTLLRSKYESYVQCGCASLKIIMKYFWPLIWETLRAGPSVGVDVTREERQQKCRVCREHLRNINDAVKSKAAQVGRHGSAFGELRMLMAQLDQHP from the exons atggcggcggccgccggcacCACCAAGATCTCCTGGCGACTGC AGGAGTTTGAGGCTCACGCCGGTCGCGTTTGCTGCGCCTCTCTGGGCAAAGGGACGGGGCGCCTCCTGGCAAGCGCCGGCGAGGATTGCAAAGTCAACATCTGGTCCGTCAGCAAGGCCAACTGCATCATG AGTCTGCGCGGCCACCGGACGGCGGTGGAGTGCGTCCACTTCAGCGCGTCCGAGGAGCAACTGGCCACCGGCTCGCAGTCGGGAGCCATCCTGGTGTGGGACCTGGAGGCCGCCAAGA TGTTGCGAACCCTTCCGGGACACAAATCCGGCATCACCAGTTTCGCTTTCCACCCTTTTGGAGACTTTTTGGTGTCCGGCTCCACCGACGCCAACATCaag ATGTGGGATGTGCGCAGGAAAGGCCCCATCTACAGGTACAAG GGTCACGCGGCGGCCGTCCGCAGTTTGGCCTTCAGCCCGGACGGGAAGTGGCTGGCGTCGGCCGGGGACGACTCCACGGTCAAG CTGTGGGACCTGAAGCAGGCCAAAACCCTGGCGGAGTTCACGGCCCACACGGCCGCCGTCGGCGCCGTTCAGTTTCACCCCAACGAGTACCTGCTGGCCTCCGGCGGCGCAGACAG GTGGCTGAGGCTGTGGGATCTGGAGAAGTTCTGCCAGGTGGGGGCGCTGCAGGACACGGGCGCCATCAG ATGCCTGACGTTCAGCGCCGACGGCGGCTGCCTGTTCAGCGGCCACGCCGACGTCCTCGGCGTGTGCGCATGGGAACCCGAGCGCTGGCTGGACACGGTGACGGTGGGCTGGGGGCGGGTCGCCGACCTGGCGCTCTGCGACCAGCAGCTG ATCGGCGTGTCTCACCAGCTGAGCGGCGTGTCCACGTACGTGGTGGACCTGAAGCGCGTCAAGAGGAGCGCCGCCTGCGAgagcggcgccggcgacgacgaCAACGTCGCCGCGGCGGCCCCGCCCGCCGACGCCAAAGCGGGCGGACCGCGCCGCAACTACGAACGCCCGTCCGGAGGGTCGGACGTCGGGGCGCCGCCCGGCGACGCCGACGCCGAGAGGCGGAGTCCCGAAGGCGAGCGGCGCAGCCCCAGCGAAGACGAGGCGGACGAGAAGGTTTCCTCGGCGGAAATCCACAACGCGCAAGACTACCGGGAAATCTTCCAGCCCCGCAAAGCCATTT CTCGGACGCCTCCCGGGATGTCGCGGCCTTTTCCCGCCCCGCCCGAGGACG GAGCCGCGGATGAGGCGCCGCCGCTTTTTCCCGAGCCGGCGACGGTCGGCCGGCCGGCCTCGTCCGCTCCCGTCCAGAGGGCGGAGCCCACGGCGGCGGCCCGCGCCGagcggccccccgcccccgccggcgAGCgggcccccccgccgccccaaaTCTTCCCGGCGGACAGGAACGAGCCCACCGGCCTGGACTTGGCCCGCTTCCTGTCG GGCCGGCGCGGCGCAGTCCTGAGCGAGAACGACGTTTTGACCCACATCCAAAACGGCCACGCCACCATGCGCGTCATGCTCAGCAACCGACGCAAGAACCTGCAGACGGTCAGGGACGCCTGGGCCCGCCACGGCATCAAG AGCGCCCTGGACGCCGCCGTGGCCATGAACGACCTCTCCATCGTCGTGGACGTCGtcaacatcatcaacatgcaGCC GTCGCTCTGGACTCTGGACGTGTGCGCAACCAGTCTTCCTCAGATCGACACGCTGCTGCGGAGTAAATACGAAAG TTACGTGCAGTGCGGCTGCGCATCCCTGAAGATCATCATGAAATATTTCTGGCCGCTCATCTGGGAAACGCTGCGGGCGGGGCCGTCGGTGGGCGTGGACGTGACGCGGGAGGAACG GCAGCAGAAGTGCCGCGTGTGCCGCGAGCATCTGCGGAACATCAACGACGCGGTGAAGAGCAAAGCCGCGCAGGTGGGGCGGCACGGCTCCGCCTTCGGGGAACTCAGGATGCTCATGGCGCAGCTCGACCAGCACCCGTGA
- the katnb1 gene encoding katanin p80 WD40 repeat-containing subunit B1 isoform X3: MWDVRRKGPIYRYKGHAAAVRSLAFSPDGKWLASAGDDSTVKLWDLKQAKTLAEFTAHTAAVGAVQFHPNEYLLASGGADRWLRLWDLEKFCQVGALQDTGAIRCLTFSADGGCLFSGHADVLGVCAWEPERWLDTVTVGWGRVADLALCDQQLIGVSHQLSGVSTYVVDLKRVKRSAACESGAGDDDNVAAAAPPADAKAGGPRRNYERPSGGSDVGAPPGDADAERRSPEGERRSPSEDEADEKVSSAEIHNAQDYREIFQPRKAISRTPPGMSRPFPAPPEDGGAADEAPPLFPEPATVGRPASSAPVQRAEPTAAARAERPPAPAGERAPPPPQIFPADRNEPTGLDLARFLSGRRGAVLSENDVLTHIQNGHATMRVMLSNRRKNLQTVRDAWARHGIKSALDAAVAMNDLSIVVDVVNIINMQPSLWTLDVCATSLPQIDTLLRSKYESYVQCGCASLKIIMKYFWPLIWETLRAGPSVGVDVTREERQQKCRVCREHLRNINDAVKSKAAQVGRHGSAFGELRMLMAQLDQHP; encoded by the exons ATGTGGGATGTGCGCAGGAAAGGCCCCATCTACAGGTACAAG GGTCACGCGGCGGCCGTCCGCAGTTTGGCCTTCAGCCCGGACGGGAAGTGGCTGGCGTCGGCCGGGGACGACTCCACGGTCAAG CTGTGGGACCTGAAGCAGGCCAAAACCCTGGCGGAGTTCACGGCCCACACGGCCGCCGTCGGCGCCGTTCAGTTTCACCCCAACGAGTACCTGCTGGCCTCCGGCGGCGCAGACAG GTGGCTGAGGCTGTGGGATCTGGAGAAGTTCTGCCAGGTGGGGGCGCTGCAGGACACGGGCGCCATCAG ATGCCTGACGTTCAGCGCCGACGGCGGCTGCCTGTTCAGCGGCCACGCCGACGTCCTCGGCGTGTGCGCATGGGAACCCGAGCGCTGGCTGGACACGGTGACGGTGGGCTGGGGGCGGGTCGCCGACCTGGCGCTCTGCGACCAGCAGCTG ATCGGCGTGTCTCACCAGCTGAGCGGCGTGTCCACGTACGTGGTGGACCTGAAGCGCGTCAAGAGGAGCGCCGCCTGCGAgagcggcgccggcgacgacgaCAACGTCGCCGCGGCGGCCCCGCCCGCCGACGCCAAAGCGGGCGGACCGCGCCGCAACTACGAACGCCCGTCCGGAGGGTCGGACGTCGGGGCGCCGCCCGGCGACGCCGACGCCGAGAGGCGGAGTCCCGAAGGCGAGCGGCGCAGCCCCAGCGAAGACGAGGCGGACGAGAAGGTTTCCTCGGCGGAAATCCACAACGCGCAAGACTACCGGGAAATCTTCCAGCCCCGCAAAGCCATTT CTCGGACGCCTCCCGGGATGTCGCGGCCTTTTCCCGCCCCGCCCGAGGACG gaGGAGCCGCGGATGAGGCGCCGCCGCTTTTTCCCGAGCCGGCGACGGTCGGCCGGCCGGCCTCGTCCGCTCCCGTCCAGAGGGCGGAGCCCACGGCGGCGGCCCGCGCCGagcggccccccgcccccgccggcgAGCgggcccccccgccgccccaaaTCTTCCCGGCGGACAGGAACGAGCCCACCGGCCTGGACTTGGCCCGCTTCCTGTCG GGCCGGCGCGGCGCAGTCCTGAGCGAGAACGACGTTTTGACCCACATCCAAAACGGCCACGCCACCATGCGCGTCATGCTCAGCAACCGACGCAAGAACCTGCAGACGGTCAGGGACGCCTGGGCCCGCCACGGCATCAAG AGCGCCCTGGACGCCGCCGTGGCCATGAACGACCTCTCCATCGTCGTGGACGTCGtcaacatcatcaacatgcaGCC GTCGCTCTGGACTCTGGACGTGTGCGCAACCAGTCTTCCTCAGATCGACACGCTGCTGCGGAGTAAATACGAAAG TTACGTGCAGTGCGGCTGCGCATCCCTGAAGATCATCATGAAATATTTCTGGCCGCTCATCTGGGAAACGCTGCGGGCGGGGCCGTCGGTGGGCGTGGACGTGACGCGGGAGGAACG GCAGCAGAAGTGCCGCGTGTGCCGCGAGCATCTGCGGAACATCAACGACGCGGTGAAGAGCAAAGCCGCGCAGGTGGGGCGGCACGGCTCCGCCTTCGGGGAACTCAGGATGCTCATGGCGCAGCTCGACCAGCACCCGTGA
- the katnb1 gene encoding katanin p80 WD40 repeat-containing subunit B1 isoform X1, which yields MAAAAGTTKISWRLQEFEAHAGRVCCASLGKGTGRLLASAGEDCKVNIWSVSKANCIMSLRGHRTAVECVHFSASEEQLATGSQSGAILVWDLEAAKMLRTLPGHKSGITSFAFHPFGDFLVSGSTDANIKMWDVRRKGPIYRYKGHAAAVRSLAFSPDGKWLASAGDDSTVKLWDLKQAKTLAEFTAHTAAVGAVQFHPNEYLLASGGADRWLRLWDLEKFCQVGALQDTGAIRCLTFSADGGCLFSGHADVLGVCAWEPERWLDTVTVGWGRVADLALCDQQLIGVSHQLSGVSTYVVDLKRVKRSAACESGAGDDDNVAAAAPPADAKAGGPRRNYERPSGGSDVGAPPGDADAERRSPEGERRSPSEDEADEKVSSAEIHNAQDYREIFQPRKAISRTPPGMSRPFPAPPEDGGAADEAPPLFPEPATVGRPASSAPVQRAEPTAAARAERPPAPAGERAPPPPQIFPADRNEPTGLDLARFLSGRRGAVLSENDVLTHIQNGHATMRVMLSNRRKNLQTVRDAWARHGIKSALDAAVAMNDLSIVVDVVNIINMQPSLWTLDVCATSLPQIDTLLRSKYESYVQCGCASLKIIMKYFWPLIWETLRAGPSVGVDVTREERQQKCRVCREHLRNINDAVKSKAAQVGRHGSAFGELRMLMAQLDQHP from the exons atggcggcggccgccggcacCACCAAGATCTCCTGGCGACTGC AGGAGTTTGAGGCTCACGCCGGTCGCGTTTGCTGCGCCTCTCTGGGCAAAGGGACGGGGCGCCTCCTGGCAAGCGCCGGCGAGGATTGCAAAGTCAACATCTGGTCCGTCAGCAAGGCCAACTGCATCATG AGTCTGCGCGGCCACCGGACGGCGGTGGAGTGCGTCCACTTCAGCGCGTCCGAGGAGCAACTGGCCACCGGCTCGCAGTCGGGAGCCATCCTGGTGTGGGACCTGGAGGCCGCCAAGA TGTTGCGAACCCTTCCGGGACACAAATCCGGCATCACCAGTTTCGCTTTCCACCCTTTTGGAGACTTTTTGGTGTCCGGCTCCACCGACGCCAACATCaag ATGTGGGATGTGCGCAGGAAAGGCCCCATCTACAGGTACAAG GGTCACGCGGCGGCCGTCCGCAGTTTGGCCTTCAGCCCGGACGGGAAGTGGCTGGCGTCGGCCGGGGACGACTCCACGGTCAAG CTGTGGGACCTGAAGCAGGCCAAAACCCTGGCGGAGTTCACGGCCCACACGGCCGCCGTCGGCGCCGTTCAGTTTCACCCCAACGAGTACCTGCTGGCCTCCGGCGGCGCAGACAG GTGGCTGAGGCTGTGGGATCTGGAGAAGTTCTGCCAGGTGGGGGCGCTGCAGGACACGGGCGCCATCAG ATGCCTGACGTTCAGCGCCGACGGCGGCTGCCTGTTCAGCGGCCACGCCGACGTCCTCGGCGTGTGCGCATGGGAACCCGAGCGCTGGCTGGACACGGTGACGGTGGGCTGGGGGCGGGTCGCCGACCTGGCGCTCTGCGACCAGCAGCTG ATCGGCGTGTCTCACCAGCTGAGCGGCGTGTCCACGTACGTGGTGGACCTGAAGCGCGTCAAGAGGAGCGCCGCCTGCGAgagcggcgccggcgacgacgaCAACGTCGCCGCGGCGGCCCCGCCCGCCGACGCCAAAGCGGGCGGACCGCGCCGCAACTACGAACGCCCGTCCGGAGGGTCGGACGTCGGGGCGCCGCCCGGCGACGCCGACGCCGAGAGGCGGAGTCCCGAAGGCGAGCGGCGCAGCCCCAGCGAAGACGAGGCGGACGAGAAGGTTTCCTCGGCGGAAATCCACAACGCGCAAGACTACCGGGAAATCTTCCAGCCCCGCAAAGCCATTT CTCGGACGCCTCCCGGGATGTCGCGGCCTTTTCCCGCCCCGCCCGAGGACG gaGGAGCCGCGGATGAGGCGCCGCCGCTTTTTCCCGAGCCGGCGACGGTCGGCCGGCCGGCCTCGTCCGCTCCCGTCCAGAGGGCGGAGCCCACGGCGGCGGCCCGCGCCGagcggccccccgcccccgccggcgAGCgggcccccccgccgccccaaaTCTTCCCGGCGGACAGGAACGAGCCCACCGGCCTGGACTTGGCCCGCTTCCTGTCG GGCCGGCGCGGCGCAGTCCTGAGCGAGAACGACGTTTTGACCCACATCCAAAACGGCCACGCCACCATGCGCGTCATGCTCAGCAACCGACGCAAGAACCTGCAGACGGTCAGGGACGCCTGGGCCCGCCACGGCATCAAG AGCGCCCTGGACGCCGCCGTGGCCATGAACGACCTCTCCATCGTCGTGGACGTCGtcaacatcatcaacatgcaGCC GTCGCTCTGGACTCTGGACGTGTGCGCAACCAGTCTTCCTCAGATCGACACGCTGCTGCGGAGTAAATACGAAAG TTACGTGCAGTGCGGCTGCGCATCCCTGAAGATCATCATGAAATATTTCTGGCCGCTCATCTGGGAAACGCTGCGGGCGGGGCCGTCGGTGGGCGTGGACGTGACGCGGGAGGAACG GCAGCAGAAGTGCCGCGTGTGCCGCGAGCATCTGCGGAACATCAACGACGCGGTGAAGAGCAAAGCCGCGCAGGTGGGGCGGCACGGCTCCGCCTTCGGGGAACTCAGGATGCTCATGGCGCAGCTCGACCAGCACCCGTGA
- the cog8 gene encoding conserved oligomeric Golgi complex subunit 8 yields the protein MTPLERERGAEVPAEVAGWRRRARPYATGEAEKKEEEAVEEEQTRKWKKRRVALRGRSGSFSAMATVDVEDESILASVFRDCFPDGWRDRADLAAYLAELSSLGVEQLGRERERLADERAAILEQTRHLAFANYHTFIRTADCTERIYRDFGRVEAAVSRLLDKLPAFGQRCRSFAKEAEQMSAARRMNTLTLNRHTEILEILEIPQLMDTCVRNAYYDQALELAAYVRRLDKKHGTLPVVQGLVREVGESAQLMLLQLLQQLRSDGQLSSCLRAVGYLRRTDALDEGELRVKFLQARGAWLRAALDAVPDADPYAHISKSAETCRVHLFDIITQYRAIFSERRAASAPQRPDVLHGWVLAKVCELAEALERDLRRGAGARLDSLAAQCMYLGLSFSRVGADFRGRLAAALLRAAAEAFGSAARQAAECFRRDMSAYAPVAAPSVPFVPGAREAAPADPPGTMAPPAALLDFPPLGRFLNRILAAFNDLRLCCPLALAQSVTADLHCALCQVSAQLLAFHRAEDSAFSDGERRVFSRMCLVYARDLLPFLDRCLQILFPALQMALVLGVPASHMLSGERLGRVDVKRLLEPLRFLLPEDEGAPADIAAEASGAPLTSAPPRDAAAQPPPGDAAPAIDKDAGEMETLLSWQPEL from the exons ATGACGCCGCTCGAGCGGGAGCGCGGCGCGGAAG TTCCTGCGGAGGTCGCCGGGTGGCGACGAAGAGCACGTCCGTACGCCACGGGGGAGGCggagaagaaggaggaagaAGCAGTAGAAGAAGAACAGACgcggaagtggaaaaaaagacgCGTCGCTTTGCGTGGCCGTAGCGGTTCGTTTTCGGCCATGGCGACGGTGGACGTGGAGGACGAGAGCATTTTGGCCTCGGTCTTCCGGGACTGCTTCCCGGACGGCTGGAGGGACCGAGCGGACCTGGCGGCCTACTTGGCGGAACTCAGTTCGTTGGGCGTGGAGCAGCTGGGCCGCGAGAGGGAGCGGCTGGCGGACGAACGAGCCGCCATCCTGGAGCAGACCCGACACTTGGCCTTCGCCAATTACCACACTTTCATTCGCACCGCCGACTGCACCGAGCGCATCTACCGAGACTTCGGCCGCGTCGAGGCCGCCGTGTCGCGGCTTCTCGACAAGCTGCCCGCGTTCGGACAGCGATGCCG GAGCTTCGCAAAGGAGGCCGAGCAGATGTCGGCGGCTCGCCGCATGAACACGCTCACGTTGAACCGCCACACGGAGATCTTGGAGATCCTGGAGATCCCTCAGCTGATGGACACGTGCGTGCGCAACGCTTACTACGACCAGGCGCTGGAGCTGGCCGCGTACGTCCGCCGGCTGGACAAGAAACACGGCACCCTTCCCGTCGTGCAG GGCCTGGTGCGCGAGGTGGGCGAGAGCGCTCAGCTGATGCTGCTTCAGCTCCTGCAGCAGCTGCGGAGCGACGGGCAGCTGTCGTCGTGCCTGCGCGCGGTGGGATACCTGCGGCGCACGGACGCCCTGGACGAGGGCGAGCTGCGCGTCAAGTTCCTGCAGGCGCGCGGCGCCTGGCTGCGCGCGGCGCTGGACGCCGTGCCCGACGCCGACCCGTACGCGCACATCAGCAAGAGCGCCGAGACGTGCCGCGTGCACCTCTTTGACATCATCACGCAATACCGCGCCATCTTCTCCGAGCGCCGCGCCGCCTCGGCGCCGCAGCGGCCCGACGTCCTCCACGGCTGGGTGCTCGCCAAG GTGTGCGAGTTGGCGGAGGCGCTGGAGCGCGACCTGCGGCGCGGCGCCGGCGCCCGACTGGACTCCCTGGCGGCCCAGTGCATGTACCTGGGCCTGTCCTTCAGCCGGGTGGGCGCGGACTTCCGCGGGCGGCTGGCGGCCGCGCTGCTGCGGGCGGCCGCCGAGGCCTTCGGGAGCGCGGCGCGCCAAGCGGCGGAGTGCTTCCGGCGGGACATGAGCGCCTACGCGCCGGTGGCCGCGCCCTCCGTGCCCTTCGTGCCGGGGGCCCGGGAGGCGGCGCCGGCGGACCCGCCGGGCACGATGGCGCCGCCCGCCGCCCTCCTGGACTTCCCGCCGCTGGGTCGCTTCCTCAATCGCATCCTGGCCGCCTTCAACGACTTGCGCCTGTGCTGCCCCCTGGCGCTCGCCCAGAGCGTCACCGCCGACTTGCACTGCGCCCTCTGCCAG GTGAGCGCTCAGCTGTTGGCCTTCCACCGCGCCGAGGATTCGGCGTTCAGCGACGGCGAGCGGCGGGTGTTTTCGCGCATGTGTCTTGTCTACGCCCGAGACCTGCTGCCCTTCCTGGACCGATGCCTGCAGATTCTCTTCCCCGCCCTGCAGATGGCGCTCGTCCTCG gtGTTCCAGCGTCTCACATGCTCAGCGGCGAGCGTTTGGGTCGCGTGGATGTGAAGCGGCTACTGGAGCCGCTCCGTTTCTTGCTGCCCGAGGACGAGGGAGCTCCGGCGGACATCGCCGCCGAGGCGAGCGGCGCGCCGTTGACGTCGGCGCCTCCCCGTGACGCGGCCGCGCAGCCGCCCCCGGGGGACGCGGCGCCGGCGATCGACAAAGATGCCGGAGAGATGGAGACGCTGTTGTCGTGGCAACCGGAACTCTGA